The following coding sequences are from one marine bacterium B5-7 window:
- a CDS encoding 6-pyruvoyl tetrahydrobiopterin synthase, translated as MTRTTTLTIAAPEMLFSAGHFTIFSATEREPLHGHNFTVTAEITAAVDSNGMTCDYRVYKKKYIALCKQLNNTFLLAENSPHAPIVDADKQVVVHFHEDRIPFLKKDVLILPVANISVEELSRWFTEQILLDKETLEEYQVSRIVTHVATKPGQQANFVWDHTS; from the coding sequence ATGACACGCACCACAACGTTAACTATCGCAGCACCTGAAATGTTATTCTCAGCGGGGCACTTCACGATATTTTCAGCGACAGAACGTGAACCCTTGCATGGACATAACTTTACAGTGACCGCAGAGATTACCGCCGCAGTTGATAGCAATGGAATGACCTGCGATTATCGCGTATACAAAAAGAAATATATTGCGCTGTGCAAACAACTAAACAATACCTTTTTGCTCGCAGAAAATAGCCCGCACGCCCCTATTGTTGATGCTGACAAGCAAGTCGTGGTGCATTTTCATGAAGATCGCATTCCATTTCTGAAAAAAGATGTGCTCATCTTACCAGTAGCAAACATTAGCGTAGAAGAGTTATCACGTTGGTTTACTGAACAAATCCTATTGGATAAAGAAACACTAGAAGAATACCAAGTTTCTCGCATTGTCACCCATGTCGCTACTAAGCCTGGACAGCAAGCGAATTTTGTTTGGGATCATACATCCTGA